The bacterium DNA segment TTATCCGGAGATGCATATTGGTCTAAAATTGGAGAAGAGAGAATACTCTCTTTCAATAAAGAGAAAGCACTAACTCATAGTCAAATCTGGGTTTCCATTGTAAAGAACACCCTAAGGAAAGAGCACAATGAAAAAACTGGTAAAAATTTTAGAGATAGTGTCCTATTCTCCGCCAAGAACCGGCTGGAGCATACGAGTTGAGTATCTTAAAAAACAACTTTTAGAAATGGGCTATGAATGTCAAATATTAAATATTAGCCCTGAAAGTAGAAGGATTAAAAGTGATGAATATATTGATGTTCAAAATGGAATAGATTATATATTTAAATTAGGTAAATTTTGCCTATCAGGTTACAGGATTCATATGCATGTAAATGGTCAATCTCCGAAGGGATTTATATTGACACTAATCAGTGAAATTATCGGTCTCGTATTGGGTAAGGGATGTTTTTTAACATTTCATGGGGGAATAAATCAGCGATATTTTCCTCGTGAAAACAGTTATTGGATACTTCCTCTGATTTCTATTATCTTCAAATTACCTGAAAAAATTATTTGCAATGATGAGCGTATAAAAGATAAAATTAGCGAATATGGCATAAACAGAAATAAAATTGTGTCCATTCCCGGCTTTAGCAAACAATATTTATCATATAAAGAGACAAAACTACCAGAAGATTTAGAGATATTTATCCGTCAACACGAGCCTATTTTATCTTCGTATGTTTTTGACCGACCTCAATTTTATATTCCAACAACTCTACAGGCAATTAAAAAGTTGGTAACGAACTATCCCGACTTAGGTTTAATATTTGTTGGGACGAGTGAATATTCACAAGATACTCTAAATCTTATTCAAATTCTAAATTTAGAAAAGAATATATTTTTATGTAAGAATTTAGAGCATAATGAATTCTTAACATTATTAAGTAAGTCAAAGATATGTATAAGAAGTTATGAATGGGATGGTGTCTGCTCGTCAGTATTACAGGCACTATCTCTTAAAATTCCCGTCATAGGTTGTGAAAATCCT contains these protein-coding regions:
- a CDS encoding glycosyltransferase, which produces MKKLVKILEIVSYSPPRTGWSIRVEYLKKQLLEMGYECQILNISPESRRIKSDEYIDVQNGIDYIFKLGKFCLSGYRIHMHVNGQSPKGFILTLISEIIGLVLGKGCFLTFHGGINQRYFPRENSYWILPLISIIFKLPEKIICNDERIKDKISEYGINRNKIVSIPGFSKQYLSYKETKLPEDLEIFIRQHEPILSSYVFDRPQFYIPTTLQAIKKLVTNYPDLGLIFVGTSEYSQDTLNLIQILNLEKNIFLCKNLEHNEFLTLLSKSKICIRSYEWDGVCSSVLQALSLKIPVIGCENPLRPKGVVLFKTGDENSLAEKIEYVLKNYDEVKENIQLPEIKDTVSTEVELLTSIVTIHHSPFTIHNFFPKFP